A stretch of Candidatus Bathyarchaeota archaeon DNA encodes these proteins:
- a CDS encoding beta-galactosidase, with protein MKIIDAPYRLNLETPHVKWAKPYGRGPIRALFVPSVDDGRTVVELAQRLSLVLTTVSIDPQWDVNKWSIGMGSDYGRRCESGDFSNLYRYLEASLDSVSGLDVLVIYGIHGWACLPESVREKIMNMVKSGVGLVFIHPYVGAGSKNDHGLWRLSPLVNCLDDHLDAENYWRPNPEALEQAAWVKEADHYVTRGIPFETYPFQYLRYYKYEASDDAMILVRSTKGHPIVAVKNYGKGRVVAIAYLSYGLSPMIPWEIYDHAVSDYYWEYIYSLLLKAIIWAAGKEPQVFIRSIKVSKKSFSLEELGNGYVEVILANPRGDDRVFKYEFRLVNEYGDEELRMESKPFKIPGEGLTLKVSLPNFLTGGLHVADLILKDEDDVRHDWASVAFKVRREAEVTDIDVDKESYDEGDRAEVLIGVSKHTEEKMGLTVEFVDGFGRILDVWNGQVEGLGKFKVKVALRIRGHLTHVGFVRAILSDDGRKVHVFKKRVDLALPRRPWIDYEVIMGWYGPKSYQPWFRLVDTQFRRIGVTMLGDPRRNFKLNVHLPFSELLGVYWYRRAPYLERKRLYLETRDKRYLVRNPCLNSAEVLGKAVKQLEEMVRRYMIYKPIAYYVADECSITCYQDALDLCFSEYCLKAFRDWLKAVYGSLDVLNEEWGTNFKSWSEVEPLTSEEAKKTGCLPAWADHRTFMEVTFANAIRLLKETIRRIDPGGLMAISGTQPPTPHNGCDWSRLDKILEYIQPYSVGGQDEMHRCFGENLLTTGYTGYGAYGSFAKHTVWSRLLHGHRGSAIFWQYCILDPDLNLTVSAKDLGKVFREIQDSAIAALLSKARMVRGRIALHYSMPSIHGVWIVDGEVRPGMAYATDTSKCFKAYRQNFECWIKLLEDLGLQYCLLSPEDLENDELKRGEFKVLILPFSIALSKKEVDAIRRFVMDGGILIADVYPGLMDEHCKWLGGRGLLDDVLGVEHRLGEISEVTKLNPWSHLSLKKGEKDVLREFPEAVVHKFGSGLSVYLTRLMNDYMLYVGRRGIRRDPSETVPFRRAVKRILALGGFEEEYEIRVNGNDPVGCELAVFEDDLVRFLAVLEEPRLKVTVGADGVPTVSEEAEEYKPEDSLTIKLPARCHVYDVRAKRYMGFLDMVEASIKPAEPLILALTPEIVKSVEVEAPRKVKVGEELKVRIRVLGLQHNYVVRVNVYRPSGLCREYSGVVYTEEGEAVWRVQTALNDEQGPWLIEAVEAISGLKAASTVYVSN; from the coding sequence TTGAAGATAATAGATGCCCCCTATAGGCTTAACCTCGAAACCCCTCATGTAAAGTGGGCTAAACCCTACGGCCGTGGTCCTATACGGGCTTTATTCGTCCCCAGTGTAGACGATGGGCGGACGGTCGTCGAGCTTGCCCAGAGGCTCAGCCTAGTCCTTACAACCGTAAGCATAGACCCTCAGTGGGACGTGAACAAGTGGAGCATAGGCATGGGGTCGGACTATGGACGACGTTGCGAGTCTGGAGATTTTTCCAACCTCTACCGGTATCTCGAAGCTTCTCTAGACTCGGTCTCTGGATTAGACGTTTTGGTGATCTACGGCATACACGGGTGGGCATGTCTTCCCGAGTCGGTTAGAGAGAAGATTATGAACATGGTTAAGTCCGGGGTAGGCCTGGTCTTCATACATCCATACGTCGGAGCAGGGTCTAAAAACGACCACGGTTTATGGCGGTTGTCACCGCTTGTAAACTGCCTAGACGATCATCTGGATGCCGAGAACTACTGGCGACCTAACCCTGAGGCTCTAGAGCAGGCGGCTTGGGTTAAGGAGGCTGACCACTATGTGACGAGAGGCATACCCTTTGAAACGTATCCATTCCAATACTTACGTTACTATAAGTACGAGGCATCCGACGACGCTATGATTCTTGTGAGAAGCACCAAGGGTCATCCGATCGTGGCCGTTAAAAACTACGGCAAGGGTAGGGTCGTGGCGATAGCCTATCTAAGCTACGGTCTATCGCCTATGATCCCTTGGGAGATCTACGACCACGCCGTTTCAGACTACTATTGGGAGTACATCTATAGCCTTCTTCTGAAGGCTATCATATGGGCTGCGGGAAAGGAGCCTCAAGTCTTTATAAGGTCCATAAAGGTTTCTAAGAAGTCCTTCAGCCTAGAGGAGCTGGGTAACGGCTATGTGGAAGTAATACTCGCAAACCCACGAGGCGACGACCGTGTCTTCAAGTATGAGTTTAGGCTTGTGAACGAATATGGCGACGAAGAATTAAGGATGGAGTCAAAGCCCTTCAAGATCCCGGGTGAAGGTTTAACGCTTAAGGTTAGTCTTCCAAACTTCCTCACCGGTGGACTACATGTAGCAGACCTGATACTAAAGGATGAGGACGATGTCAGGCACGACTGGGCTTCGGTGGCCTTCAAGGTAAGACGAGAGGCAGAAGTCACGGACATCGATGTAGATAAGGAGAGCTATGATGAAGGCGATCGCGCTGAGGTACTAATAGGCGTTTCGAAGCATACTGAGGAAAAGATGGGTTTAACGGTTGAGTTTGTGGATGGTTTCGGGAGGATCCTTGACGTTTGGAATGGGCAGGTCGAGGGCTTAGGTAAGTTTAAGGTCAAGGTAGCTCTTAGAATTCGAGGCCATCTTACGCACGTCGGTTTCGTAAGGGCCATTTTATCGGATGATGGACGTAAAGTCCATGTGTTTAAAAAGCGGGTGGATCTTGCACTGCCTAGGAGGCCTTGGATAGACTACGAGGTCATAATGGGCTGGTATGGACCTAAAAGCTATCAACCGTGGTTCAGACTTGTCGATACGCAGTTTCGACGGATAGGTGTAACCATGCTAGGCGACCCACGGAGGAACTTTAAACTCAACGTCCATCTACCGTTTTCCGAGCTTCTAGGTGTCTACTGGTACCGTAGAGCACCGTATCTTGAGAGAAAGAGGCTCTACCTCGAAACACGTGATAAACGCTACTTAGTCAGAAATCCTTGCTTAAACTCGGCTGAAGTCCTTGGAAAGGCTGTAAAGCAGCTTGAGGAAATGGTTCGACGCTATATGATATATAAGCCCATAGCCTACTACGTCGCGGACGAGTGTTCGATAACATGCTACCAAGACGCTCTAGACCTCTGTTTCTCAGAATATTGTTTGAAAGCGTTCAGGGATTGGCTTAAGGCAGTTTATGGAAGCCTCGACGTCCTAAACGAAGAGTGGGGTACTAACTTCAAATCGTGGAGCGAAGTAGAACCCTTAACAAGCGAAGAAGCCAAGAAAACCGGTTGTCTACCTGCCTGGGCCGACCACAGGACTTTCATGGAGGTTACCTTCGCAAACGCCATCAGGCTTCTGAAGGAGACGATTCGACGCATAGATCCAGGCGGTCTCATGGCGATATCCGGCACTCAGCCTCCCACGCCTCACAACGGCTGCGACTGGTCTAGGCTGGATAAGATACTCGAGTACATCCAACCCTACTCGGTAGGTGGGCAGGATGAGATGCATAGATGCTTCGGCGAAAACCTGTTAACGACGGGTTACACCGGCTACGGAGCCTATGGAAGCTTCGCGAAACATACGGTTTGGAGCCGTCTATTACACGGACATAGAGGCTCTGCGATCTTCTGGCAGTACTGTATCTTAGATCCAGACCTCAATCTGACGGTGAGCGCGAAAGACTTAGGCAAGGTCTTCAGGGAGATTCAAGACTCGGCTATAGCGGCTCTTCTCAGTAAGGCTAGAATGGTCAGAGGCCGTATAGCCCTCCACTACTCTATGCCTAGCATACATGGAGTTTGGATCGTGGACGGAGAGGTTAGACCCGGGATGGCATATGCCACCGATACTTCGAAGTGTTTTAAGGCCTATAGACAAAACTTCGAGTGCTGGATAAAGCTGTTGGAAGACTTAGGTCTTCAATACTGCTTACTTTCACCTGAAGACCTAGAAAACGATGAACTGAAGCGGGGTGAATTCAAGGTATTGATTCTGCCGTTCTCGATCGCCTTGTCTAAAAAAGAGGTCGATGCCATCAGACGTTTCGTCATGGATGGAGGTATATTGATCGCTGACGTCTATCCAGGTCTCATGGATGAACATTGTAAATGGCTTGGAGGACGTGGGCTATTAGACGACGTTTTAGGTGTGGAGCATCGGTTAGGCGAAATATCTGAGGTAACCAAGCTAAACCCGTGGAGCCACTTAAGCCTTAAGAAGGGTGAAAAGGATGTTCTTAGAGAGTTTCCCGAGGCGGTTGTCCATAAGTTCGGCTCTGGTCTATCTGTCTATCTCACTAGGCTAATGAACGACTATATGCTATATGTCGGTAGGAGAGGTATCAGGCGAGACCCGTCAGAGACCGTGCCGTTCAGAAGGGCTGTCAAACGTATATTGGCTTTAGGAGGGTTCGAAGAGGAGTATGAGATCAGAGTTAACGGGAATGACCCTGTAGGCTGTGAACTAGCGGTGTTTGAAGACGACCTGGTCAGGTTTCTAGCTGTTTTAGAAGAGCCTAGGCTTAAGGTCACAGTCGGAGCAGACGGTGTACCAACAGTTTCCGAAGAAGCTGAAGAGTATAAACCGGAGGATAGTTTAACGATCAAACTACCTGCTAGATGTCACGTATACGATGTCCGAGCAAAGCGATACATGGGCTTTTTAGACATGGTTGAGGCTTCGATAAAGCCCGCCGAGCCGCTTATACTGGCGTTGACGCCGGAGATAGTGAAATCTGTAGAGGTTGAAGCACCTAGAAAGGTTAAGGTCGGTGAGGAACTGAAAGTTCGCATCAGGGTTTTAGGGCTTCAGCATAACTACGTCGTCCGAGTTAACGTATACCGGCCTAGTGGCCTATGTAGAGAATATTCAGGTGTCGTATACACCGAAGAGGGAGAGGCTGTTTGGAGGGTTCAAACGGCTCTTAACGATGAACAGGGTCCGTGGCTTATAGAAGCGGTCGAAGCGATATCCGGGCTAAAAGCCGCATCCACCGTATACGTTTCTAACTGA